The Xanthomonas sp. CFBP 8443 genome has a window encoding:
- a CDS encoding TonB-dependent receptor: protein MRHPLSRAVALALAALVAGPVFAQEAPQETATRQASDPVTLDQVVVSAQKRVTNLQETPISVSVLNDEELKDRSAISLGSLADGSIPSLRIAPFATRSSALNIGIRGIGASGDANQPARDQGVGVYVDGVFLGRAQGLGTALYDVERIEVLKGPQGTLFGRNTEGGAISIVTKAPTGEFGLRANVGVSNYDGYSSGMHLDLPRVGDVSFKIDAVQAHRGGTTDNPMRGQEDFNGYDKRGARLSALWQPSDSFEALYALDHSYDATTPYHAQYLGGGSARRGPLLSAGAQRDRRDAAIIGVPQEENVGKTDGHLLNLTWTLSDDLQLKSISSYRQLEQGQFDNGLNDAISSFAPNGEFGRYSLAKFYQHQYSQEFQLIGNTAQVEYVAGAFYYHETVGDNAQTPNTLRWNADGSAYTTINQPLDLGKVRIDRASKAKADSLGVFGQATWTPASIENLHLTAGGRWTKDDKEGRLHTLNGAASNLAFEGSWSRFDPMLNVAYDLGDDTMVYAKWSTGFKAGGANSRSISYRAFAPEEVEAIELGAKTQFWDDRARLNLALFSATVKDRQMDFFLPLAPGQTRTVSDTTNASTDGKSKGAELEFSIMPLDGLTLSVDYAYTKADPLSAPNPYVAGNPLVTVLPLYAPENAGSVGIDYLVPLGASALKFHLDGNWSDGYYTSEVEQTLTDSSFVVNARVALIDVPLGSSGATAEFSLWSRNLLDEEHLFYTSNTASLGTYGIFNDPRTFGLDVAIRF, encoded by the coding sequence ATGCGTCATCCTCTTTCCCGCGCCGTCGCCCTGGCGCTGGCCGCGTTGGTCGCCGGGCCGGTGTTCGCGCAGGAAGCCCCGCAGGAAACCGCGACCCGGCAGGCGTCCGATCCGGTCACGCTCGACCAGGTCGTGGTGAGCGCGCAGAAGCGCGTGACCAACCTGCAGGAAACGCCGATCTCGGTGTCGGTGCTCAACGACGAGGAACTGAAGGATCGCAGCGCGATTTCCCTCGGCAGCCTGGCCGACGGTTCGATTCCCTCGCTGCGTATCGCGCCGTTCGCCACCCGCAGCTCGGCGCTGAACATCGGCATCCGCGGCATCGGCGCCAGCGGCGATGCCAACCAGCCGGCGCGCGACCAGGGCGTGGGCGTGTACGTCGACGGGGTATTCCTCGGCCGCGCCCAGGGACTGGGGACCGCGCTGTACGACGTGGAACGCATCGAGGTGCTGAAGGGGCCGCAAGGCACGCTGTTCGGCCGCAACACCGAAGGCGGCGCCATCAGCATCGTGACCAAGGCGCCGACCGGCGAGTTCGGGCTGAGGGCCAACGTCGGCGTCTCCAATTACGACGGCTACAGCAGCGGCATGCACCTGGATCTGCCGCGCGTGGGCGACGTCAGCTTCAAGATCGACGCGGTGCAGGCGCATCGCGGCGGCACCACCGACAATCCGATGCGCGGCCAGGAGGATTTCAACGGCTACGACAAGCGCGGCGCCCGCCTCAGCGCGCTGTGGCAGCCGAGCGACAGCTTCGAGGCCCTGTACGCGCTCGATCATTCCTACGACGCGACCACGCCCTACCATGCGCAGTACCTGGGCGGCGGCAGCGCGCGGCGTGGCCCGCTGCTGAGCGCCGGCGCGCAGCGCGATCGGCGCGACGCGGCCATCATCGGCGTGCCGCAGGAAGAGAACGTCGGCAAGACCGATGGCCACCTGTTGAACCTGACCTGGACGCTGTCGGACGATCTGCAGCTGAAGTCGATCAGCTCGTACCGACAGCTTGAGCAGGGCCAGTTCGACAACGGCCTGAACGATGCGATCTCCTCGTTCGCGCCGAACGGCGAGTTCGGCCGCTACAGCCTGGCCAAGTTCTACCAGCACCAGTACAGCCAGGAATTCCAGCTGATCGGCAACACCGCGCAGGTGGAATACGTCGCCGGCGCGTTCTACTACCACGAGACCGTGGGCGACAACGCGCAGACCCCGAACACCCTGCGCTGGAACGCCGACGGCAGCGCCTACACCACGATCAACCAGCCGCTGGACCTGGGCAAGGTGCGCATCGACCGCGCCAGCAAGGCCAAGGCCGACAGCCTCGGCGTCTTCGGCCAGGCCACCTGGACGCCGGCCTCGATCGAAAACCTGCACCTGACCGCCGGCGGGCGCTGGACCAAGGACGACAAGGAAGGGCGGCTGCACACCTTGAACGGGGCGGCGTCCAACCTGGCATTCGAAGGCTCGTGGAGCCGCTTCGACCCGATGCTCAACGTGGCCTACGATCTCGGCGACGACACGATGGTCTATGCCAAGTGGAGCACCGGCTTCAAGGCCGGCGGCGCCAACTCGCGTTCGATCAGCTATCGCGCGTTCGCGCCGGAAGAGGTCGAAGCGATCGAACTCGGCGCCAAGACCCAGTTCTGGGACGACCGCGCGCGGTTGAACCTGGCGCTGTTCTCCGCCACGGTCAAGGACCGGCAGATGGACTTCTTCCTGCCGCTGGCGCCGGGCCAGACCCGTACCGTGTCCGATACCACCAATGCCAGCACCGACGGCAAGTCCAAGGGTGCGGAACTGGAGTTCAGCATCATGCCGCTGGATGGCCTGACCCTGAGCGTGGACTACGCCTACACCAAGGCCGACCCGCTGAGCGCGCCAAATCCGTACGTGGCCGGCAACCCGCTGGTCACCGTGCTGCCGCTGTACGCACCGGAAAACGCCGGTAGCGTCGGCATCGACTACCTGGTGCCGCTGGGCGCTTCGGCGCTGAAGTTCCACCTCGACGGCAACTGGTCCGACGGCTACTACACCAGCGAGGTCGAGCAGACCCTCACCGACAGCTCCTTCGTGGTCAACGCGCGCGTGGCCCTGATCGACGTGCCGCTGGGCAGCAGCGGGGCCACGGCGGAGTTCTCGCTGTGGTCGCGCAACCTGCTGGACGAGGAGCACCTGTTCTACACCAGCAATACCGCCAGCCTGGGCACCTACGGCATCTTCAACGACCCGCGCACCTTCGGGCTCGACGTCGCCATCCGCTTCTGA
- a CDS encoding helix-turn-helix domain-containing protein, which translates to MTSSAPPLNPAASSDGDELRFCSTCAFSDACISQGYDKSMLSELHVLVDHVGPFHAGDYIFRTGEEFRAIAAVRAGMVKTFVNDSNGNEQVLGFSLPGEVIGLNAIHSSRFPCNAVALDTVLLCQFSFPKMTLLASRMPGLQAKLFSLLSAEIGKASMLAADYRTEERMAAFLLDLSRRYAQRGFSATRFNLTMACTEIANYLRMAPETVSRVLRRLGDDGIIAIKQREVVLRDPARLEAFASGGGSP; encoded by the coding sequence ATGACGTCGTCCGCTCCCCCGCTCAATCCGGCCGCGTCGAGCGATGGCGACGAGCTGCGCTTCTGCTCGACCTGCGCGTTCTCCGATGCCTGCATCTCGCAGGGCTACGACAAGTCGATGCTTTCCGAACTGCATGTGCTGGTGGATCATGTCGGCCCGTTCCATGCCGGCGACTACATCTTCCGCACCGGCGAGGAATTCCGCGCCATCGCCGCGGTCCGGGCCGGCATGGTCAAGACCTTCGTCAACGACAGCAACGGCAACGAGCAGGTACTGGGCTTCAGCCTGCCGGGCGAAGTGATCGGGCTCAACGCGATCCATTCCTCGCGCTTTCCCTGCAACGCTGTGGCGCTGGACACGGTGCTGCTGTGCCAGTTCTCCTTTCCCAAGATGACCCTGCTGGCCTCGCGCATGCCCGGCCTGCAGGCCAAGCTGTTCAGCCTGCTCAGCGCGGAGATCGGCAAGGCGTCGATGCTGGCCGCCGACTACCGCACCGAAGAGCGCATGGCCGCATTCCTGCTCGACCTGTCGCGGCGCTACGCGCAGCGGGGCTTCTCGGCCACGCGTTTCAACCTGACCATGGCGTGCACCGAGATCGCCAACTACCTGCGCATGGCGCCGGAAACGGTCAGCCGCGTGCTGCGCCGGCTCGGCGACGACGGCATCATCGCGATCAAGCAGCGCGAAGTGGTGTTGCGCGATCCGGCGCGGCTGGAGGCGTTCGCATCCGGCGGGGGGAGCCCGTAG
- a CDS encoding NnrS family protein, whose protein sequence is MPNLPASHEHPSPAMLARAPHRLLFFVGAGNLLLLMAWWALWLAGLHGGWALPQPPLPAGWLHALAMQYLVLPSFVFGFLLTVFPRWMGLPELPRRHYVPIGAGLFGGQAALLLAMLGWAPGLWLGLALAIAGWSGALVVLGGLLKAERGRTWHAYSCYAALLLGWLGLLAFAGVAAGESRLMAANIALGSFGLLLPLYLSVAHRMFPFFAGNAVPGYVAWRPLWWLAAMWATLLAHLALALAGADAWLWLADAPALALAAYALWRWWPRGCMPGLLAALFIGMAWLPVTYALYVVQSVGCLLTGQLLLGRGPIHALSIGLFGSLLVAMVTRVTQGHSGRPLTMPPVAWFAFAAIQGVATMRVVAELTPDPLRWQVAAAVGWLLALAPWVARIGRIYLSPRPDGKGG, encoded by the coding sequence ATGCCTAACCTACCCGCGTCCCATGAGCATCCTTCTCCGGCCATGCTGGCGCGCGCGCCGCATCGACTGCTGTTCTTCGTCGGCGCAGGCAACCTGTTGCTGCTGATGGCTTGGTGGGCCCTATGGCTGGCCGGCCTGCACGGCGGCTGGGCGCTGCCGCAACCGCCGTTGCCGGCCGGTTGGCTGCATGCATTGGCGATGCAGTACCTGGTGCTGCCCAGTTTCGTTTTCGGCTTCCTGCTGACCGTGTTCCCGCGCTGGATGGGACTGCCGGAACTGCCGCGCCGACACTATGTGCCGATCGGCGCCGGGCTGTTCGGCGGACAGGCGGCGCTGCTGCTGGCGATGCTGGGCTGGGCGCCGGGCCTGTGGTTGGGACTGGCGCTGGCCATCGCCGGCTGGAGCGGTGCGCTGGTCGTGCTGGGCGGGCTGCTGAAGGCCGAGCGCGGCCGCACCTGGCACGCATACTCGTGCTACGCGGCGTTGCTGCTGGGCTGGCTGGGCCTGCTGGCGTTCGCGGGCGTGGCCGCCGGCGAGAGCAGGCTGATGGCCGCCAACATCGCGTTGGGCAGCTTCGGCCTGCTGCTGCCGCTGTACCTGAGCGTCGCCCATCGCATGTTCCCGTTCTTCGCCGGCAACGCGGTGCCGGGTTACGTGGCGTGGCGCCCACTGTGGTGGCTGGCTGCGATGTGGGCAACGCTGCTCGCGCACCTGGCGCTGGCCCTGGCCGGCGCCGACGCCTGGCTATGGCTGGCCGACGCGCCTGCGCTCGCGCTCGCCGCGTACGCGCTATGGCGCTGGTGGCCGCGCGGCTGCATGCCCGGTCTGCTGGCCGCGCTGTTCATCGGCATGGCCTGGTTGCCGGTCACCTACGCGCTATACGTGGTCCAGAGCGTGGGCTGTCTGCTCACCGGGCAGTTGTTGCTGGGCCGTGGGCCGATCCACGCCTTGTCCATCGGCCTGTTCGGCAGCCTGCTGGTGGCGATGGTGACGCGGGTGACGCAGGGCCATTCCGGCCGCCCGCTGACGATGCCGCCGGTGGCCTGGTTCGCGTTCGCCGCGATCCAGGGTGTGGCCACGATGCGGGTCGTCGCCGAACTGACACCGGACCCGTTGCGCTGGCAGGTGGCGGCCGCCGTCGGCTGGCTGCTGGCGCTGGCTCCCTGGGTAGCCCGGATCGGCCGCATCTACCTGAGTCCGCGCCCCGACGGCAAGGGCGGCTGA
- a CDS encoding STN domain-containing protein, giving the protein MLALAWLHPPPAFADTPRSGDSAQARVEAVRAFDIPSQPLADALQAFGETTGLAVLIDSRLLVGLESSPVAGRYRQREALQLMLVGTGLAPRYVEDGAFTLVATGTVSPGTENTYAAPATGAGSAAARAGSARVIQRSLEQALCASTLARPGRYRAGVRFWLDERDRIRQPELFESSGDAQRDAEIVRRLAGLPLRGLPSEVPQPVMLLLLPESDTSTPPCKRSR; this is encoded by the coding sequence GTGTTGGCGCTCGCCTGGCTGCATCCGCCGCCAGCGTTCGCGGACACGCCTCGATCGGGCGACAGCGCGCAGGCGCGCGTGGAGGCGGTGCGCGCGTTCGACATTCCTTCGCAGCCCTTAGCCGATGCGTTGCAGGCGTTCGGGGAGACGACCGGATTGGCCGTGCTGATCGATTCGCGCCTGCTGGTCGGGCTGGAGTCGTCGCCGGTCGCGGGACGCTATCGGCAGAGGGAGGCACTGCAGTTGATGTTGGTCGGCACAGGGCTCGCGCCCAGGTACGTAGAGGACGGGGCGTTCACGCTGGTGGCGACTGGCACCGTCTCGCCCGGCACCGAAAACACGTATGCGGCGCCCGCGACGGGGGCAGGAAGCGCGGCTGCGCGCGCGGGCAGCGCGCGCGTCATCCAGCGCTCGCTGGAACAGGCCTTGTGCGCGTCGACGCTGGCGCGCCCGGGGCGTTATCGCGCCGGGGTGCGCTTCTGGCTGGACGAGCGCGACCGGATCCGGCAGCCGGAACTGTTCGAATCCAGCGGCGATGCGCAACGCGATGCGGAGATCGTGCGGCGCCTGGCCGGCTTGCCGCTGCGCGGCCTGCCGAGCGAGGTGCCGCAACCGGTGATGCTGTTGTTGCTGCCGGAATCGGACACGTCCACGCCACCGTGCAAGCGCTCGCGATGA
- a CDS encoding TetR/AcrR family transcriptional regulator, with amino-acid sequence MPSFASSDAASENDYARQKRQRILDAARECFIEDGFEAASMAKIAARAGLSTGLPYHYFQNKRAIVLALIEQHLEESRQGLARIQAADDLADTLQSAFELWRSRKVSAFHVGLQSEITALGMRDVHVARDLQRNGRDMRQMVVGWLQQRDAKQGRSRAADQLELAAAMIQCFSDGLALMAAREPDFDPALVEALLQRVVPLALEG; translated from the coding sequence ATGCCTTCATTCGCCAGCAGCGACGCCGCTTCGGAAAACGACTACGCCAGACAGAAGCGCCAGCGCATCCTCGACGCCGCGCGCGAGTGCTTCATCGAAGACGGTTTCGAGGCCGCGTCGATGGCCAAGATCGCAGCGCGCGCGGGCCTGAGTACCGGCCTGCCCTACCACTACTTCCAGAACAAACGCGCGATCGTATTGGCGCTGATCGAGCAGCACCTGGAGGAAAGTCGCCAGGGCCTGGCGCGGATCCAGGCCGCGGACGACCTGGCCGACACGCTGCAATCGGCCTTCGAACTGTGGCGCAGCCGCAAGGTCAGCGCGTTCCATGTCGGCCTGCAGAGCGAGATCACCGCGCTGGGCATGCGCGATGTCCACGTCGCGCGCGACCTGCAGCGCAACGGCCGGGACATGCGCCAGATGGTCGTGGGCTGGCTGCAGCAGCGCGACGCCAAGCAGGGACGAAGCCGTGCTGCGGACCAACTGGAGCTGGCCGCGGCCATGATCCAGTGCTTTTCCGACGGCCTGGCCCTGATGGCTGCGCGCGAGCCGGACTTCGACCCGGCCCTGGTCGAAGCCCTGCTGCAGCGCGTGGTGCCACTGGCGCTGGAAGGCTGA
- a CDS encoding RNA polymerase sigma factor: protein MSAGLRSLFLDNYEAFRKRLRRRLGSDDLALDALQETWLRVERMGAATQPQRNPVAYLFRMAVNVASDQRASQARVLTGEEIEALMDEDTGGIDPAVVAFGQSELLLLAQALQELSPRQRAILVAARIEQRPLDLIAQQHGVSLRMIGKELKKALQHCAMRLDRQVVQRFGPGAGKPS from the coding sequence ATGAGCGCCGGCCTGCGCAGCCTGTTCCTCGACAACTACGAGGCCTTCCGCAAGCGCCTGAGGCGGCGGTTGGGCTCGGACGATCTGGCGCTGGACGCGTTGCAGGAAACCTGGCTGCGGGTGGAGCGCATGGGCGCTGCCACCCAACCGCAGCGCAATCCGGTCGCCTACCTGTTCCGGATGGCGGTGAACGTCGCCTCGGACCAGCGCGCCAGCCAGGCGCGGGTGCTGACCGGCGAAGAAATCGAGGCGCTGATGGACGAGGACACCGGCGGCATCGATCCGGCGGTGGTCGCCTTCGGCCAGTCGGAACTGCTGCTGCTCGCGCAGGCGCTGCAGGAACTCAGTCCGCGGCAGCGCGCGATCCTGGTGGCGGCGCGGATCGAACAGCGGCCGTTGGACCTCATCGCCCAGCAACATGGCGTGTCGCTGCGGATGATCGGCAAGGAACTGAAGAAGGCGCTGCAGCACTGCGCGATGCGCCTGGACCGGCAAGTCGTGCAGCGGTTCGGTCCGGGCGCGGGAAAACCGTCCTGA
- a CDS encoding tyrosine-protein phosphatase, giving the protein MKNSKPLLAIAIAALAFDAQAQLPTDIAVERVSPTRIAVVWTGALAAGEKLDLVLSDAQGKVSGNAKRIDDAPGATGRVELEHAAGTRPYVLVDDNEGHKEVVAERVLPLEGGVNFRDLGGYRTTDGRSVKWGRLYRSGVMSDLTDADYAYLQKLGIKTICDLRSQEERKVEPTDAQRITQGGDYYSLDYKLDFDPGAFAKAFSTPSANPEMAALRVFGSFYRTMPKMYAAQFKQAFADLQEGNGLLFNCSAGKDRTGVLGALVLTALGVAPDTVSADYALSALVYPKQEAARKAKHAASKAKGAPKADGPHSATMEAMGKLPPEALKVLSGTDASLIAAAFDQIRNDYGSLDAYFEKELGVSREDRKRLQAIYLEPAPLVAASERRAAR; this is encoded by the coding sequence ATGAAGAACAGCAAGCCACTGTTGGCCATCGCCATTGCCGCCCTCGCGTTCGACGCGCAGGCGCAGCTGCCGACCGACATCGCCGTCGAGCGCGTTTCGCCGACTAGGATCGCCGTGGTCTGGACCGGCGCGCTGGCCGCCGGCGAAAAACTCGACCTCGTGCTCAGCGATGCCCAGGGCAAGGTCTCCGGCAACGCCAAGCGGATCGACGATGCGCCCGGCGCCACCGGCCGCGTGGAACTCGAACATGCCGCCGGCACGCGTCCGTACGTGCTGGTCGACGACAACGAGGGCCACAAGGAAGTCGTCGCCGAACGCGTGCTGCCGCTGGAAGGCGGAGTCAATTTCCGCGACCTCGGCGGCTACCGCACCACCGATGGCCGCAGCGTCAAGTGGGGCAGGCTCTACCGTTCCGGCGTGATGAGCGACCTGACCGATGCCGACTACGCCTACCTGCAGAAGCTCGGCATCAAGACCATCTGCGACCTGCGTTCGCAGGAAGAGCGAAAGGTCGAGCCGACCGATGCGCAGCGCATCACCCAAGGTGGCGACTACTACAGCCTGGATTACAAGCTGGATTTCGACCCGGGCGCCTTCGCCAAGGCGTTCTCCACGCCGTCGGCCAACCCGGAAATGGCCGCGCTACGCGTGTTCGGCAGTTTCTACCGGACGATGCCCAAGATGTACGCGGCGCAGTTCAAGCAGGCCTTCGCCGACCTGCAGGAAGGCAACGGCCTGCTGTTCAACTGCAGCGCCGGCAAGGACCGCACCGGCGTGCTGGGCGCGCTGGTGCTCACCGCGCTGGGCGTGGCCCCGGACACGGTCAGCGCCGACTACGCGCTGAGCGCGCTGGTCTATCCGAAGCAGGAAGCCGCACGCAAGGCCAAGCATGCCGCGTCCAAGGCCAAGGGCGCGCCCAAGGCCGACGGGCCGCACAGCGCGACGATGGAAGCGATGGGCAAGCTGCCGCCGGAAGCGCTGAAGGTGTTGTCGGGAACCGACGCCTCGCTGATCGCGGCCGCGTTCGACCAGATCCGCAACGACTACGGCTCGCTCGACGCCTACTTCGAGAAGGAACTGGGCGTGAGCCGCGAAGACCGCAAGCGCCTGCAGGCGATCTACCTGGAGCCTGCGCCGCTGGTGGCCGCAAGCGAACGGCGCGCCGCCCGCTAG
- a CDS encoding DUF4880 domain-containing protein, with product MNMKTTEPMHIGASVREQAQHWLLRLTSGRVTADDAEAFRRWRQADPLHARAFAEVRQVWRALEPAHRLAVVAERERADAAPAPGTVATPLAPRPCVSAGRGHGRERRMGRRAFLGGAVAAATGWMVVKSPLGLWPDWQELSADYRTATGESVQFDVQGLSIAMATRTALKRQSGAGRSVAMELLEGEAQFELPRAAAAGVSILVAGAEVIAAPGSRINVRCVDEDIRVTCLQGEARVSRNGRNVVLQPAWQARLAPDRIASVAQVDAERIDGWRHGLLIFNNEPLAAVVDEINRHRSGRIVVTNGALAERLVQARIPLDRLDTFVDLVRDAYGARILSMPGGVVVMS from the coding sequence ATGAATATGAAGACCACAGAACCGATGCACATCGGTGCGTCCGTCAGGGAGCAGGCGCAGCACTGGCTGCTGCGGCTGACGTCCGGTCGCGTCACCGCGGACGATGCGGAGGCGTTCCGCCGTTGGCGCCAGGCCGATCCGCTGCATGCGCGCGCCTTTGCCGAAGTCCGGCAGGTGTGGCGGGCGCTGGAGCCGGCGCACCGGCTGGCGGTGGTTGCCGAGCGCGAGCGTGCCGACGCCGCTCCGGCGCCCGGCACTGTCGCCACGCCGCTTGCGCCACGTCCGTGCGTCAGCGCCGGGCGCGGGCATGGGCGCGAGCGGCGCATGGGACGTCGCGCGTTCCTCGGCGGCGCGGTGGCGGCCGCCACGGGCTGGATGGTCGTCAAGTCGCCGTTAGGTCTATGGCCGGACTGGCAGGAACTGTCGGCCGACTACCGCACCGCCACCGGCGAAAGCGTCCAATTCGATGTGCAGGGATTGAGCATCGCGATGGCCACCCGGACCGCGCTCAAGCGCCAGTCCGGCGCAGGCCGATCGGTCGCTATGGAACTGCTGGAAGGCGAAGCGCAGTTCGAATTGCCGCGCGCCGCGGCGGCAGGTGTGTCGATCCTGGTCGCGGGAGCCGAGGTCATCGCCGCGCCCGGCTCGCGCATCAACGTGCGTTGCGTGGACGAGGACATCCGCGTGACCTGCCTGCAGGGCGAGGCGCGGGTCAGCCGCAACGGACGCAACGTGGTGCTGCAGCCGGCCTGGCAGGCGCGGTTGGCGCCGGACCGGATCGCATCGGTGGCGCAGGTCGATGCCGAGCGCATCGACGGTTGGCGGCACGGCCTGCTGATCTTCAATAACGAGCCGCTGGCGGCGGTCGTGGACGAGATCAATCGCCATCGCAGCGGCCGGATCGTGGTGACCAACGGCGCCCTGGCCGAGCGGCTGGTGCAGGCGCGGATCCCGCTCGATCGCCTGGACACCTTCGTCGACCTGGTGCGCGATGCCTATGGCGCAAGGATCCTGTCGATGCCGGGCGGCGTGGTCGTGATGAGCTGA
- a CDS encoding cyclic nucleotide-binding domain-containing protein, producing the protein MNARRHAASARATATSVASPPRHTSALHPPVPRRLPICPNRNGSAMRQCLICDVGALCLARGHEQRVHDMHLHVVHSGPYPAGACLFHEGDPMLALLVVRSGTVKLVVGAPSSEEQILGFAMPGDVIGLDAIHAERHGCSARVLEATSLCRLPLATVTRLTETVPGLQRNLLDLLSRRLDRSTRLLIGRYEADQRLAAFLMLLSQHAQRRGLSAQRLHLGMPRTDIANYLRLTPETVSRTFRRLQLRRLIEVSRRELQLLDLAALHQMGGALLPA; encoded by the coding sequence ATGAACGCGCGGCGGCACGCTGCATCCGCGCGCGCCACCGCCACGTCGGTTGCGTCACCACCTAGGCACACGAGCGCACTCCACCCGCCGGTACCGCGCCGGCTGCCGATCTGTCCCAACCGCAACGGCAGCGCCATGCGGCAATGCCTGATCTGCGATGTCGGCGCGCTCTGCCTGGCGCGTGGTCACGAGCAGCGTGTGCACGACATGCACCTGCACGTCGTGCACAGCGGCCCGTACCCGGCGGGCGCGTGCCTGTTCCACGAAGGCGATCCGATGTTGGCGTTGCTGGTGGTGCGCAGCGGCACGGTCAAGCTGGTCGTCGGCGCGCCGTCGAGCGAGGAACAGATCCTCGGTTTCGCGATGCCCGGAGACGTGATCGGGCTGGACGCCATCCACGCCGAACGCCACGGCTGCAGCGCGCGCGTGCTCGAGGCCACATCGCTGTGCCGCCTGCCGCTGGCCACGGTCACGCGGTTGACCGAGACCGTTCCCGGCCTGCAGCGCAACCTGTTGGACCTGCTCAGCCGCCGCCTCGATCGGAGTACCCGCCTGCTGATCGGGCGCTACGAGGCAGACCAGCGCCTGGCCGCCTTCCTCATGCTGCTGTCGCAGCATGCGCAACGGCGCGGGCTGTCCGCGCAGCGGCTGCACCTGGGAATGCCGCGCACGGACATCGCCAACTACCTGCGGCTCACTCCGGAAACCGTGAGCCGCACATTCCGGCGCTTGCAGTTGCGGCGGCTGATCGAGGTGAGCAGGCGCGAGCTGCAACTGCTCGACCTGGCGGCGTTGCATCAGATGGGTGGCGCACTGCTGCCGGCCTGA
- a CDS encoding TonB C-terminal domain-containing protein produces MRTLSLAKTFGFALGGAMLAAGAGATATSVQAPVPAHWARYAALASGELQHRLSDGGGELVTRLHAWLEQPQVAAAQAGPWVVRIWISAQGGIERAEFQTLGSPQADADLRALLAAKPLSAPPPADMRQPLVLGLSLRANPDDAPPGSQH; encoded by the coding sequence TTGCGCACGCTATCGCTGGCAAAAACATTCGGCTTCGCCTTGGGCGGCGCGATGCTGGCCGCTGGCGCCGGGGCGACGGCAACGTCGGTGCAGGCACCTGTGCCCGCGCACTGGGCGCGCTACGCCGCGCTCGCCAGCGGCGAATTGCAGCACCGCCTCAGCGACGGAGGCGGCGAACTGGTGACGCGATTGCATGCGTGGCTGGAGCAGCCGCAGGTGGCGGCCGCACAGGCCGGGCCGTGGGTGGTGCGCATCTGGATCTCGGCGCAGGGCGGCATCGAGCGCGCCGAGTTCCAGACGCTCGGCAGCCCCCAGGCCGATGCCGATCTGCGCGCGCTGTTGGCCGCCAAGCCGCTGTCGGCGCCGCCGCCGGCCGATATGCGGCAACCGCTGGTGCTGGGACTGTCGCTGCGCGCGAATCCGGATGACGCGCCGCCTGGCTCGCAGCACTGA